Proteins from a single region of Phycisphaeraceae bacterium D3-23:
- the alr gene encoding alanine racemase, translating into MAAPVRMEAPVGADLSWLEVDLGRVEANARAVRAVLDAGLAADTSTATPPVKLCPVLKKDAYGLGAVTIAHRLARAGCADLFAVYSPDEAERLVAGAVTTPILVLMPMRTLSRTDSLYRHAVAEKLHLSIHDAKQLDEINAIGQQLGIKFPCHLHIDTGMSRSGLSVGQARTLLASTTAHRYVRIAGMFTHFASSETDPAFTAQQRAAFTALLDEAGDKLPAGCVRHAASSAALLRDPGLHFDMVRPGIAMLGYVDTTNAPLLPAMRWCSRIVHTQRYAQGTPVSYGCTHTLQRDAVLGIVPVGHGDGYPVALSNRATVRVNHTDCRVLGQVSMDQIVIDLTDAAHDPIAGVPQDPATLMGQEVEVYSNDPDAANALPKLAKLAGTNVYELLCRLSPTLVRKNVQS; encoded by the coding sequence ATGGCCGCCCCCGTCCGGATGGAGGCGCCGGTCGGCGCTGACCTCAGCTGGCTGGAGGTCGACCTGGGCCGGGTGGAGGCCAATGCCCGGGCGGTCCGCGCGGTGCTGGACGCCGGGCTGGCGGCCGACACATCGACGGCCACCCCGCCGGTCAAGCTGTGCCCGGTACTAAAAAAAGATGCCTACGGCCTCGGGGCGGTGACGATCGCCCACCGTCTCGCGCGGGCGGGCTGCGCGGACCTGTTCGCGGTGTACTCGCCCGACGAGGCCGAGCGGCTCGTGGCCGGGGCGGTGACCACACCGATCCTGGTGCTGATGCCGATGCGTACGCTCAGCCGGACGGACAGCTTGTACCGGCATGCTGTAGCCGAGAAGCTGCATCTCTCAATCCACGACGCCAAGCAGCTTGACGAGATCAACGCGATCGGCCAGCAGCTGGGGATCAAGTTTCCCTGCCACCTCCACATCGACACCGGCATGTCGCGCTCCGGGCTCAGTGTCGGGCAGGCCCGGACGCTGCTCGCCTCGACCACCGCCCACCGCTACGTCCGCATCGCCGGCATGTTCACGCACTTCGCATCAAGCGAGACCGACCCCGCGTTTACCGCCCAGCAGCGCGCCGCGTTCACGGCCCTGCTCGACGAGGCCGGGGACAAGCTGCCCGCCGGCTGTGTCCGCCACGCCGCGAGCAGCGCCGCGCTCCTGCGCGACCCCGGCCTGCATTTCGATATGGTTCGGCCCGGCATCGCCATGCTCGGCTACGTCGACACGACGAACGCCCCGCTGCTCCCCGCCATGCGCTGGTGTTCACGCATCGTCCATACCCAGCGCTACGCCCAAGGCACCCCCGTCTCTTACGGCTGCACGCACACCCTTCAGCGCGACGCCGTACTCGGCATCGTCCCCGTCGGGCACGGCGACGGCTACCCCGTCGCGCTCTCCAACCGGGCCACCGTCCGCGTCAACCACACCGACTGCCGGGTACTCGGTCAGGTCAGCATGGACCAGATCGTCATCGACCTCACCGACGCGGCCCACGACCCGATCGCCGGCGTCCCGCAAGACCCCGCGACGCTCATGGGCCAGGAGGTCGAGGTCTATAGCAACGACCCCGACGCCGCCAACGCCCTGCCCAAGCTCGCCAAGCTTGCGGGCACGAACGTCTACGAGCTGCTCTGCCGACTGTCGCCCACGCTGGTGCGGAAAAATGTGCAGTCCTAA
- a CDS encoding PEP-CTERM sorting domain-containing protein, which translates to MFVSEIKSSYRLVAALALAAGLPLSASAQDYQDAVNALNPDHYWQLNETTVGTAVDSAGSENGTHAGNYNGPGQFYMSGFGEVGVDGPDNAPGLGDDNLAFAAYDAASIGLSDGSNFANSTMTVAMWFQVGVGFPGGSDGGDRLWTNNQTDPNTSFQITLGAGANLVIGLNPALNGFPGAGLPSGASVGNFQISESEVVIKDNEWHHIVASRNGNNIEDVLVVIDGVHYDVDTWSDSTDTWGTTGTNAQIGTRTPGDGGLSQHAMNGRLDEVAVWLGRQLTVEESIALYNAALGAEPVTGDVNGDGFVGAADLDILMANWGQFVNTPEEGDLNFDIEVNQLDLDIVIANWGAGVNPNNVPEPGSLALLALGGLALGRRRR; encoded by the coding sequence ATGTTCGTTTCTGAGATCAAATCGTCATACCGCCTCGTCGCCGCCCTCGCCCTCGCGGCCGGGCTCCCTCTGTCCGCCTCGGCTCAGGACTATCAGGACGCGGTCAACGCGCTCAACCCCGACCACTACTGGCAGCTCAACGAGACCACCGTCGGCACGGCCGTGGACTCGGCGGGCTCGGAAAACGGCACCCACGCCGGAAACTACAACGGGCCGGGCCAGTTCTACATGTCCGGCTTCGGCGAGGTCGGCGTCGACGGCCCCGACAACGCCCCCGGGCTGGGCGACGACAACCTCGCCTTCGCCGCCTACGACGCCGCGTCCATCGGATTGAGTGACGGCAGCAACTTCGCCAACTCCACCATGACCGTCGCCATGTGGTTCCAGGTCGGTGTCGGCTTCCCCGGCGGCAGCGACGGCGGGGACCGGCTCTGGACCAACAACCAGACCGACCCCAACACCAGCTTCCAGATCACACTCGGTGCCGGCGCGAACCTCGTCATCGGGCTCAACCCCGCGCTCAACGGCTTCCCCGGCGCAGGCCTGCCCTCGGGCGCAAGCGTCGGCAACTTCCAGATCTCGGAAAGCGAAGTCGTCATCAAAGACAACGAGTGGCACCACATCGTCGCCTCACGCAACGGCAACAACATCGAAGACGTCCTGGTCGTCATCGACGGCGTCCACTACGACGTCGATACCTGGTCCGACTCCACCGACACCTGGGGCACGACCGGCACCAACGCACAGATCGGCACACGCACCCCCGGCGACGGCGGGCTCTCACAGCACGCCATGAACGGCCGGCTTGACGAGGTCGCGGTCTGGCTGGGCCGACAACTCACCGTCGAAGAGTCCATCGCGCTCTACAACGCCGCGCTCGGGGCAGAGCCGGTCACCGGCGATGTCAATGGCGACGGCTTCGTCGGCGCGGCCGACCTCGACATCCTCATGGCTAACTGGGGCCAGTTCGTCAACACCCCCGAAGAAGGCGACCTCAACTTCGATATCGAAGTCAATCAACTCGACCTCGACATCGTTATCGCCAACTGGGGCGCAGGCGTCAACCCTAACAACGTCCCCGAGCCCGGCTCGCTGGCGCTGCTCGCGCTGGGCGGCTTGGCGCTGGGCCGGCGTCGGCGCTGA